The region TTGATTTCCAGCAGAATGGTGGTGTTTTTGTATGCACTGATGCTGCTGCTCGTGGACTTGACGTACCTAATGTTTCACATGTTATTCAGGTGTCTCTTTCAACTTTTTCACTTTATATCTTTTAAAGCCAATGTTTGATGCTATTTGTTTCGAACTGGTGGTAATTTCTGTTACACACTAATTAATGCGATTCTGTTAATTCCATCTAGGCATGTAAGATATTCAATGCGATTTAATATCTTTTACAAACTAATCAATATGATTCTTCACCTTAGCCTGATCTTGCCATATTTATTTCGTTGTAGGCGGAGTTTGCTAGTTCTGCTGTAGACTTTTTGCACAGAGTTGGAAGAACAGCCAGAGCTGGTCAGCCTGGCCTTGTCACAAGTCTTTATACAGAATCAAATCGGGAGCTTGTTGCTTCAGTTCGTCAGGCTGAGAAACTTAGTATGCCTGTGGTAATTTTTACAATTTACTGCTATTGATGTGATAAGAAACTGTGATATGGTCCCTTGCTTGATctaaacatcaaatggatttcaaataatgaaaataGCTTGGTACTGTAATATTCTCTCAGAGACTGTAGTAACCAGCTTTTGTATGGTTGCAGGAGAAGGCATTTAGTCGAAAGAGAAGCTTCCGGAAAAAGCTCAAGAAGAGAGGTAACTCACCATATTCATATTGTGATCACATTGACAACAAAGTGAAGGAGCAATATCTTTTTTCAGTATATTTTTCAACACTAAAGCAAATTCCTCTTCACATCAGGTTTAGGTCAGCGAGATGGCGCATCATCAGCGTCGCGGCCAATCCCAGCGTAGGCTACTTGGTGTCTAGAGCAGCTGTATAAAGCCCTTGACGTCTTGAAAAGATTGTAAAGCTATCCCTCCCCAGGGTTATCGAGAGCCCTGAGTCTAAAAAATGGGCACGATCTCACCATATGAAGGCTGTGCTTGCAGTTGCCCCCTCTACTTCAGTGTGTTCAGTTCTCTCTTTCATTCATGTGAAAGAGGGAAAGGCCATCGTGGTGGATCATAACTAGCAAGTTCATATTCTTTTTTTCTCACTGTTGTGTATGAATTATGATAGCATTACAATATGGGCTTGTTGGAAAAGTGACAACAAATTTGAAAGTAACTTTTGATTCCATTTAAACATCTTAGAGactattatttattgaaataaatgAAGCACCTCAAGTTTAGTCATTTTAGTGGTGCTTTCAGTGTGTGTCTGTCTGTCTCTAATTTTGTACAGCAATCTTCAATTTCATTACAAATTCATTAATGGCGGTGTCTGAGGTACCCCCTTCATCAGTTGCTTCAATAGCCAGCTCCCTCCATTTCCTTGCATTGCTCCTCATCTTCACTCTACTCTCTCCTTCCATCACCTCTTTCAAACAATAAAGCAGCTCCTCTCTCCCAGCAACCCCAAACTCATCCTCCTTAGCCCTAACCCCCACCCCCCATATCTCCTCTATGAACTTGGCATCCGTCACCTGGTCCGACCACTGGGGCAGCGCCACCATCGGCACCCCCAGCGCCAGCCCCTCCAGCGTCGAGTTCCACCCACAGTGCGTCACAAAGCAGCCAATCGCCTGATGAGCCAGTATCTCCAGCTGATTGCACCACGACACGATCAGCCCCTTCCCCTTCACGGACTCTGTGAATCCGGCCGGGAGCTTATCGCGCTCGGTCTCCCTGACCACCCAGAGGAAATAGGAGGCGCTCGACTTCACCGCCCACGCCATCTCCTCCATCTGTTTGGACGTCAGCGAAACCATGCTCCCGAATGAGACGTAGATCACCGATTCGCGTGGCTTGGTGTTGAGCCAGGCCGCGCATTGCTCGCTTAGCGGCTTCCATAGGCTCGCGCCGTACCCCTTGTCTCCTTCGATTCGCCCATCCAGATACGTTAACGGCACCATCGGCCCCACCAGCTTCGCCGGCCAGTTCTCCGCGCTTTTCGCCTCCTTTTTTTGTTAACACACAAGCCATACCAGTTAGTTTTGTTTATTTCAATCTAAACACACCTTGTTTATTTCAATCTAAACACACCGATTTGCACTAAATCTAATTTTTTAGTGGTTAGTTATGTGAGATATTGTTGGTTACAAATCCAAAGTTAGAAGCTATATATAAGTATTGTTCAACTCTAATTAGTTTGAGATCTGATGAGATAATTAGAATGCAAGTACCTGTTGTTCTAGTTGGTAGAAAGTATTGGCAAAGACGAAATCGGCATTTTGGAGATTGGAAAACTGGCTCAATTTCATAGCTAAGTAAGCAGGGTAGCTACTAGGGTTCCTGATGAAGGTCGGGACGTCGCAGGCGTTCAAAGGCGGCAGTCCGGGCAAAATCAGAGGCGCATCGTCGACATTCACCGGCAGCGTAATCGTGCCGCCGCTGATGTGGCTGAAGATGGCGCAGACGGCGGCAGAGTTGGTGAAGAACGCTGCAGCCATGGCGCCGTGGCGGTGGGCGACGTCGAGCACCCAGGGGAAGAAGGCGTCGTAGATGACGCAAGTCACTGGGGAACCGGCGGATTTGTAGGTGTCGAGGAGTTTGGCTAGAGATTTGGAGCCGTGGTCTCGGATTGAGGTGAGGTAGTCGCCTTGTTTGCCCGCTTTGGCGAAGTCGGTTTCGTCGAAGCCGTCGGAGATCggggcgacggcgacggcggcggaggCTTGGATGGACTGCATGGTGTTGGCGGTGGTGGCGAGGGTGGCTCGGACGCCCTTGGCGGCAAGGCGCTTGGCGAATTGGAGGAGGGGGTTAATGTGGCCTTGGCTCGGATACGGGATGACTATGACGTGAGCTTGGTGGTTTGATGTCTCCATTTTTGGGGGTTTGTATTTGGTGAGAGGGATGATCGGGTTTGATCTTAATTTATAGGAATTCAACACCGACTCAAGCATTTTCATTCATTGCATACTGCCGACCTCTTCCAAACCTTCTATATTTGAGGTGTCGAAACGTGTCAAAGTGCTGCATGGAATATTACCTGTAATACTAAAAAGAGGCGGTATTGGTAAAAGTGCAAGGGAGGAGGAGTATGTGTATGTCAt is a window of Salvia splendens isolate huo1 chromosome 3, SspV2, whole genome shotgun sequence DNA encoding:
- the LOC121794761 gene encoding UDP-glycosyltransferase 74B1-like, which gives rise to METSNHQAHVIVIPYPSQGHINPLLQFAKRLAAKGVRATLATTANTMQSIQASAAVAVAPISDGFDETDFAKAGKQGDYLTSIRDHGSKSLAKLLDTYKSAGSPVTCVIYDAFFPWVLDVAHRHGAMAAAFFTNSAAVCAIFSHISGGTITLPVNVDDAPLILPGLPPLNACDVPTFIRNPSSYPAYLAMKLSQFSNLQNADFVFANTFYQLEQQEAKSAENWPAKLVGPMVPLTYLDGRIEGDKGYGASLWKPLSEQCAAWLNTKPRESVIYVSFGSMVSLTSKQMEEMAWAVKSSASYFLWVVRETERDKLPAGFTESVKGKGLIVSWCNQLEILAHQAIGCFVTHCGWNSTLEGLALGVPMVALPQWSDQVTDAKFIEEIWGVGVRAKEDEFGVAGREELLYCLKEVMEGESRVKMRSNARKWRELAIEATDEGGTSDTAINEFVMKLKIAVQN